A genomic stretch from Mycobacterium malmoense includes:
- a CDS encoding MlaE family ABC transporter permease: protein MCVLTGKALFRWPFQWREFILQCWFIMRVALLPAILVSVPFTVLLIFTLNVLLAQFGAADLSGAGAAIGAVTQLGPQVTVLVVAGAGSTAICADLGARTIREEIDAMEVLGIDPIHRLVVPRVVAATVVATLLNALVITVGLVGGYLFGVYLQNVSGGAYLATLTTITGLPEVVIAMVKAACFGLIAGLVGCFRGLTVRGGSKGLGTAVNETVVLCVVALFAVNVVLTTIGVRFGTGH, encoded by the coding sequence ATGTGTGTGCTGACTGGAAAAGCGTTGTTCCGCTGGCCCTTTCAGTGGCGCGAGTTCATCTTGCAGTGCTGGTTCATCATGCGGGTGGCGTTGCTGCCGGCCATCTTGGTCTCGGTGCCGTTCACGGTGCTGCTGATCTTCACGCTCAATGTGCTGCTGGCCCAGTTCGGTGCCGCCGATCTGTCCGGTGCGGGCGCGGCGATCGGCGCGGTGACCCAGCTCGGGCCGCAGGTCACGGTGTTGGTGGTGGCCGGCGCGGGGTCGACGGCGATCTGCGCGGATCTGGGCGCGCGCACCATCCGCGAGGAGATCGACGCGATGGAGGTGTTGGGCATCGACCCGATTCACCGGCTGGTGGTGCCCCGGGTGGTCGCCGCCACGGTCGTTGCCACACTGCTGAATGCCCTGGTGATTACGGTCGGTCTGGTGGGCGGCTACCTGTTCGGGGTGTATCTGCAAAACGTGTCGGGCGGGGCGTATCTGGCCACCCTGACCACCATCACCGGCCTGCCCGAAGTGGTCATCGCGATGGTCAAGGCGGCATGTTTCGGCTTGATAGCCGGGCTGGTCGGCTGTTTTCGCGGGCTGACCGTGCGTGGGGGCTCCAAGGGGCTGGGCACCGCCGTCAACGAGACCGTCGTGTTGTGCGTGGTCGCGCTGTTTGCCGTCAACGTGGTGCTGACCACGATCGGTGTGCGATTCGGAACGGGGCACTGA
- a CDS encoding MCE family protein gives MTSPVKGPAKINAPRNPPYKLAGIILLVVGALVLVLVYGQFRGDFTPTTRLTMVASRAGLVMDPGSKVTYNGVQIGRVGSISETVRDGRPAAKFSLDVYPRYLSLIPANVDADIKATTVFGGKYVSLTTPKNPSPQRITPHTVIDARSVTTEINTLFQTITSIAEKVDPVKLNLTLSAAAQSLAGLGDRFGQSIVNANAILDDVNPRMPQARRDIAQLADLGDTYGAASPDLFDFLNNAVITSRTLNAQQKDLDQALLSAAGFGNTGADIFGRGGPYLARGAADLVPSAQLLDTYSPAIFCAVRNYHDIEPKAASFLGGNGYSLNSHTQALSGLGLIANPLSLTAASVLTMGLGGLAGLVGGAPNPYVYPENLPRVNARGGPGGAPGCWQHITHDLWPAPELVMDSGNSIAPYNHLDTGSPYALEYVWGRQVGDNTINP, from the coding sequence ATGACCTCACCGGTGAAGGGCCCCGCCAAGATCAATGCCCCGCGCAACCCGCCGTATAAGTTGGCCGGGATCATTTTGCTGGTCGTCGGGGCGCTGGTTTTGGTGTTGGTGTATGGGCAGTTCCGGGGTGATTTCACGCCCACGACCCGGTTGACGATGGTGGCCTCGCGGGCGGGGTTGGTGATGGATCCGGGCTCGAAGGTCACCTATAACGGGGTGCAGATCGGCCGGGTGGGTTCTATTTCGGAGACCGTGCGTGATGGGAGGCCGGCGGCCAAGTTCAGCCTGGACGTCTACCCACGGTATTTGTCGTTGATTCCGGCCAATGTGGATGCCGATATCAAGGCGACCACGGTGTTCGGCGGCAAGTATGTGTCGTTGACGACGCCGAAAAACCCGTCCCCGCAACGCATTACCCCGCACACGGTGATTGATGCGAGGTCGGTGACCACCGAGATCAACACGTTGTTTCAGACCATCACCTCGATCGCGGAAAAGGTGGATCCGGTCAAGTTGAACCTGACGCTGTCGGCGGCCGCGCAGTCGTTGGCCGGGCTCGGTGATCGGTTCGGGCAGTCGATCGTTAACGCCAACGCGATCCTCGATGATGTCAATCCGCGGATGCCGCAGGCCCGCCGCGACATTGCGCAGTTGGCGGATCTGGGTGACACCTACGGCGCCGCTTCACCGGATCTGTTCGACTTCCTCAACAACGCGGTGATCACCTCGCGCACCCTTAACGCGCAGCAAAAGGATCTCGATCAGGCGTTGTTGTCGGCGGCCGGGTTCGGCAACACCGGCGCCGACATCTTCGGCCGCGGCGGACCGTATCTGGCGCGCGGCGCCGCCGACCTGGTGCCCTCGGCCCAACTGCTGGACACCTACAGTCCCGCCATTTTCTGCGCTGTCCGCAACTACCACGACATCGAGCCCAAGGCCGCCTCGTTCCTGGGCGGCAACGGCTACTCGCTCAATAGCCACACTCAGGCGCTGTCGGGGTTGGGACTCATTGCGAATCCGCTATCGCTTACGGCTGCCAGCGTGCTCACCATGGGACTCGGGGGTCTTGCCGGATTGGTCGGCGGTGCGCCGAATCCTTATGTTTATCCGGAGAATTTGCCGCGGGTGAACGCTCGTGGTGGACCGGGAGGCGCCCCGGGGTGCTGGCAGCACATCACCCACGACCTTTGGCCCGCACCCGAATTGGTGATGGACTCCGGCAACAGCATTGCGCCGTATAACCATCTGGACACGGGTTCGCCGTATGCGCTCGAGTATGTCTGGGGCCGCCAAGTCGGGGATAACACGATCAACCCATGA
- a CDS encoding hydroxyacid-oxoacid transhydrogenase, whose amino-acid sequence MACCDLPIAAEDCDRAFTVDASRVTFGRGCLAEVGERASALGLRRVALFSDAGVAGLPIFTTTRDSLVAAGLDVATYTDVHVEPTDASFLDAARFARELNPDGYVSLGGGSVIDTCKAANLCATYPAELLTYVNAPIGEGKPVPGPLKPHIACPTTAGTGSEVTGIAIFDLVSLKAKTGIVSHALRPTEALVDPDCTASLPPEVVASAGLDVLSHALESYTARPYVRRRAPERPSLRPMSQGANPWSDLGCREALRLLGRFLERAVHDASDDEAREQMMWAATLAGIAFGNAGVHTPHGMAYAVAGLVRDFRPSGYPAGEPLVPHGMAVILNAPASFRFTAEASPQRHLEGARLLGADTRGAGVQDAGEVLAGELIRIMRAVRMPNGLGGVGYTEDDVAALTAGAYPQQRLLQNAPREMSKPVLADLFRQAMRYW is encoded by the coding sequence ATGGCGTGCTGCGACCTTCCCATTGCCGCCGAGGACTGCGACCGAGCCTTCACCGTCGACGCGTCGCGGGTGACCTTCGGACGCGGTTGCCTGGCCGAGGTGGGTGAGCGGGCCAGCGCCCTCGGGCTGCGGCGGGTGGCGTTGTTCTCCGACGCCGGCGTGGCCGGGCTGCCCATCTTCACGACGACGCGCGACTCGCTCGTCGCGGCCGGACTGGACGTCGCCACCTACACCGACGTTCACGTCGAGCCCACCGACGCCTCGTTTCTGGACGCGGCGCGTTTCGCTCGGGAGTTGAACCCCGACGGTTACGTATCGCTGGGCGGCGGCTCCGTCATCGACACGTGCAAGGCCGCCAACCTGTGCGCTACCTATCCGGCCGAGTTGCTGACCTATGTCAACGCGCCCATCGGCGAGGGCAAACCCGTGCCCGGCCCGCTCAAGCCGCACATCGCGTGCCCCACCACGGCGGGCACCGGCAGCGAGGTGACCGGCATCGCGATCTTCGACCTCGTGTCGCTAAAGGCGAAGACGGGCATCGTCTCTCACGCGCTGCGTCCCACCGAGGCGCTCGTCGACCCCGACTGCACCGCGAGCCTGCCCCCTGAGGTCGTCGCCTCGGCGGGGCTCGACGTGTTGTCCCATGCCTTGGAGTCCTACACCGCGCGACCCTACGTCCGGCGCCGCGCTCCCGAACGGCCCAGCCTGCGACCGATGAGCCAGGGCGCCAATCCGTGGAGCGACCTGGGCTGCCGCGAGGCGCTGCGCCTCCTGGGGCGGTTTTTGGAGCGCGCGGTGCACGACGCCTCCGACGACGAGGCGCGTGAGCAGATGATGTGGGCCGCAACGCTTGCGGGCATCGCGTTCGGCAACGCCGGCGTTCACACACCACACGGCATGGCCTACGCGGTGGCGGGGCTGGTGCGTGACTTCCGCCCCTCGGGCTACCCGGCCGGTGAGCCACTTGTGCCGCACGGCATGGCCGTCATCCTCAACGCGCCGGCGTCGTTCCGCTTCACCGCGGAGGCAAGCCCGCAGCGGCACCTGGAGGGCGCGCGCCTGCTCGGCGCCGACACGCGGGGCGCCGGCGTGCAGGATGCGGGCGAGGTGCTCGCCGGCGAACTCATCCGCATCATGCGGGCGGTGCGCATGCCGAACGGCCTCGGCGGGGTGGGCTACACCGAGGACGACGTGGCGGCCCTGACGGCGGGCGCGTATCCGCAGCAGCGCCTGTTGCAGAACGCCCCGCGAGAGATGAGCAAACCGGTTCTGGCGGACCTGTTTCGGCAAGCCATGCGGTACTGGTAG
- a CDS encoding virulence factor Mce family protein: MKITGTLVRLSAFSVVLLIFTVMIIVVFGQMRFDRTYGYSAEFANVSGLRQGQFVRASGVEIGKVSSVQLVEGGRRARVEFAVDRAVPLYESTTAQIRYLDLIGNRYLELKRGQGEGAEKVLPPGGFIPLARTAPALDLDALIGGFKPLFRALDPQKVNTIATTLITVFQGQGGTLNDILDQTAQLTTRLGERDQAIGEVITNLNIVLDTTVRHRQQFDQTVNHLEVLITGLKDHGDQLAGGTAHISNAAGTVADLLAEDRSLLHKTLGYLDAVQQPLIDQRDQLNDYLHKVPTALNMIGRGIGSYGDFVNFYACDITVKLNGLQGGGPVRTVRLFQQPTGRCTPQ; this comes from the coding sequence ATGAAAATCACCGGTACCCTCGTGCGGCTCAGCGCCTTCTCGGTGGTGCTGTTGATCTTTACCGTGATGATCATCGTGGTGTTCGGTCAGATGCGTTTTGACCGCACCTACGGGTATTCGGCGGAGTTCGCCAATGTCAGCGGTCTGCGACAGGGTCAGTTCGTGCGCGCCTCGGGGGTGGAGATCGGCAAGGTCTCCTCGGTGCAGCTGGTCGAGGGCGGTAGGCGGGCGCGGGTGGAGTTCGCCGTGGATCGCGCGGTGCCGCTGTATGAGTCGACGACCGCCCAGATCCGCTACCTGGACCTGATCGGCAACCGCTACCTGGAGCTCAAACGCGGTCAGGGCGAAGGCGCCGAGAAGGTCTTGCCGCCGGGGGGGTTTATCCCGCTGGCGCGGACCGCCCCGGCCCTAGATTTGGACGCGCTGATCGGCGGGTTCAAACCCTTGTTTCGGGCGCTGGACCCGCAGAAGGTCAACACCATCGCCACCACGCTGATCACGGTGTTTCAGGGTCAGGGCGGCACCCTTAACGACATCTTGGATCAGACCGCGCAACTGACCACACGGCTGGGCGAGCGCGACCAAGCGATCGGTGAGGTGATCACGAACCTCAACATCGTGTTAGACACCACGGTGCGGCATCGCCAGCAATTCGATCAGACCGTCAACCACCTCGAGGTGCTCATCACCGGGCTCAAAGACCACGGCGATCAGCTGGCCGGCGGGACCGCCCACATCAGCAACGCCGCGGGCACGGTCGCCGATCTGCTGGCCGAAGACCGCTCGCTGCTGCACAAAACCCTGGGTTATCTGGACGCGGTGCAGCAGCCGCTCATCGATCAGCGCGACCAGCTCAACGACTACCTGCACAAGGTGCCGACCGCGTTGAACATGATCGGGCGCGGCATCGGGTCTTATGGCGACTTCGTGAACTTCTACGCCTGCGACATCACCGTCAAGCTCAACGGTCTGCAGGGCGGCGGCCCGGTCCGCACGGTGCGGCTGTTCCAGCAGCCGACGGGGAGGTGCACGCCGCAATGA
- a CDS encoding virulence factor Mce family protein, giving the protein MRTLEPPNRLRIGIMGILVTALVIGVGQSFTSVPMLFAKPSYYGQFTDSGGINTGDKVRIAGVDVGKVEGLKIDGDHIVLKFSIGANTIGTESRLAIKTDTILGKKILEVEARGSQTLRPGAALPLGQSTTPYQIYDAFFDVTKAASGWDIDTVKESLHVLSQTIDATYPHLSAALDGVARFSDTIGKRDEQVTHLLAQANQVASVLGDRSEQIDRALVNAKTLLAAFNERGQAIDALLGNVAAFSEQVKGLINDNPNLNHVLEQLRTVSDILVQRKDDVAAGLTEVGKFLPSLNEAIASGPFFKVVLHNLAPYQILQPWVDAAFKKRGIDPENFWRSAGLPEFRWPDPNGTRFPNGAPPPAPPALEGTPEHPGPAVPPGSPCSYTPANPGGNVTVGDEGLPRPWNPLPCAGAAAGPFGGPGFPAPIDVAGSPNPGGLPPTPGIPIAGRPGQPAPNVVGTPVPLPTQAPPGARTEGVAPAGPTPPPSTFAPGLPPGPPAPAGPGEQLPAPFINPGGAGGSGAAGGGSQN; this is encoded by the coding sequence ATGAGAACGCTGGAACCCCCCAATCGGCTGCGTATTGGGATCATGGGCATTCTGGTGACGGCCTTGGTCATCGGCGTGGGTCAAAGCTTCACCAGTGTGCCGATGCTGTTCGCCAAGCCGAGCTATTACGGGCAGTTCACCGATTCGGGGGGCATCAATACCGGGGACAAGGTGCGTATCGCCGGGGTGGACGTCGGCAAGGTGGAGGGCCTCAAGATCGACGGCGACCACATCGTGCTGAAGTTCTCCATCGGCGCTAACACTATCGGCACCGAGAGCCGGTTGGCGATCAAGACCGACACCATTTTGGGTAAGAAGATTCTCGAGGTCGAGGCGCGGGGCTCCCAGACGTTGCGGCCCGGGGCCGCGTTGCCGCTGGGTCAAAGTACGACGCCTTATCAGATTTATGACGCGTTCTTTGATGTCACCAAGGCCGCTTCGGGTTGGGATATCGACACGGTCAAAGAGTCGCTGCACGTGTTGTCGCAGACCATCGATGCGACCTACCCGCATTTGAGCGCCGCGCTCGATGGGGTGGCCAGGTTCTCCGACACCATCGGCAAACGCGACGAACAGGTCACCCATCTGCTGGCCCAGGCCAACCAGGTGGCCAGCGTGCTGGGTGACCGCAGCGAGCAGATCGACCGGGCGCTGGTCAACGCCAAGACACTGCTGGCCGCCTTCAACGAACGCGGCCAGGCTATCGACGCGTTGCTGGGCAACGTCGCCGCGTTCTCCGAACAGGTGAAGGGCTTGATCAACGACAACCCCAACCTCAACCACGTGCTGGAGCAGCTGCGCACTGTCAGCGACATCCTCGTGCAGCGCAAGGACGACGTCGCCGCCGGACTCACCGAGGTCGGCAAGTTCCTGCCGTCGCTCAACGAGGCCATCGCGTCGGGCCCGTTCTTCAAGGTGGTGCTGCACAACCTGGCGCCGTATCAGATCCTGCAGCCCTGGGTCGACGCGGCCTTCAAAAAGCGTGGCATCGACCCGGAGAACTTCTGGCGCAGCGCCGGACTGCCCGAATTCCGGTGGCCCGACCCCAACGGCACCCGGTTCCCCAACGGCGCGCCGCCGCCGGCGCCGCCGGCGCTCGAAGGCACCCCGGAGCATCCCGGGCCGGCCGTCCCACCCGGATCACCCTGCTCCTACACCCCAGCCAATCCCGGCGGCAACGTCACCGTGGGCGACGAGGGTCTGCCGCGGCCGTGGAATCCGTTGCCGTGTGCGGGTGCTGCCGCTGGCCCGTTCGGCGGGCCGGGGTTCCCCGCGCCGATCGATGTGGCGGGGTCGCCGAATCCCGGTGGTCTGCCGCCCACGCCGGGCATCCCGATCGCCGGGCGCCCGGGACAGCCGGCTCCCAATGTTGTCGGTACCCCGGTGCCGCTACCGACGCAGGCGCCGCCGGGCGCGCGCACTGAGGGGGTGGCGCCGGCCGGGCCCACGCCGCCGCCGTCGACGTTCGCGCCGGGCCTGCCCCCGGGCCCGCCGGCACCAGCCGGGCCCGGTGAGCAGCTGCCGGCCCCGTTTATCAACCCCGGCGGTGCGGGAGGCAGCGGCGCGGCGGGAGGGGGTAGCCAGAATTGA
- a CDS encoding MlaE family ABC transporter permease — MSTTAVLRARFPRAAENLNRYGGAAARALDDIGQMAWFGAVAVGHMAHALRNYRKETLRLIAQIGMGTGAMAVVGGTAAIVGFVTLSGSSLVAIQGFASLGNIGVEAFTGFFAALINVRIAAPVVTGIAMAATVGAGATAELGAMRISEEIDALEVMGIKSISFLATTRIMAGLVVIIPLYALAMIMAFLSPQITTTVLYGQSNGTYDHYFRTFLRPDDVFWSFLEAILITAAVMITHCYYGYNAGGGPVGVGEAVGRSMRFSLVTVPVVVLCAALALYGVNPNFALTV; from the coding sequence ATGTCGACCACCGCCGTGTTGCGCGCCCGCTTCCCCCGAGCGGCCGAAAACCTCAACCGCTACGGCGGTGCGGCCGCCCGCGCGCTCGACGACATCGGTCAAATGGCCTGGTTCGGGGCGGTCGCCGTCGGACATATGGCACACGCGCTACGTAACTATCGCAAGGAGACGCTGCGGCTGATCGCCCAGATCGGCATGGGCACCGGGGCGATGGCCGTCGTGGGTGGCACCGCCGCGATCGTCGGTTTCGTGACGCTGTCGGGCAGCTCGCTGGTGGCCATCCAGGGTTTTGCCTCGCTGGGCAACATCGGGGTGGAGGCGTTCACCGGGTTTTTCGCCGCGCTGATCAACGTGCGCATCGCCGCCCCGGTGGTCACCGGTATCGCGATGGCCGCCACGGTCGGTGCCGGGGCGACCGCGGAGTTGGGGGCGATGCGGATCAGCGAGGAGATCGACGCCCTGGAAGTGATGGGCATCAAGTCGATCTCGTTTTTGGCGACCACCCGGATCATGGCCGGGCTGGTGGTGATTATTCCGCTGTATGCGCTGGCGATGATCATGGCATTCCTGTCTCCGCAGATCACCACCACGGTGCTCTACGGGCAGTCCAACGGCACTTATGACCACTATTTCCGCACGTTTTTGCGCCCCGACGACGTGTTCTGGTCGTTTCTGGAGGCCATCCTGATCACCGCGGCCGTGATGATCACCCACTGCTATTACGGGTATAACGCGGGCGGCGGGCCGGTCGGTGTGGGTGAGGCCGTGGGCCGGTCGATGCGCTTCTCGCTGGTCACGGTGCCGGTGGTTGTCCTATGTGCCGCGTTGGCGCTTTACGGCGTCAACCCCAACTTCGCGCTCACGGTGTAG
- a CDS encoding GntR family transcriptional regulator, with the protein MNAPTSMQPRTRRRLRRAQLSDGVAGHLRAAIMSGTLRPGTFIRLDETAAELGVSVTPVREALLKLRGEGMVQLEPHRGHVVLPLTRQDIQDIFWLQATIAKELAAAAADRITDAEIDELERINDALAAAVESSDAETVAGIEFAFHRVFNQASGRIKLAWFLLNAARYMPALVYAADPQWRAAAVDNHRQLIAALRRRDAAAVIEHTVWQFTDAASRLTEMLDRTGIFG; encoded by the coding sequence GTGAACGCACCGACATCCATGCAGCCGAGGACCCGGCGGCGACTGCGCCGGGCGCAGTTGTCCGACGGGGTCGCGGGCCACCTGCGGGCGGCGATCATGTCCGGGACGTTGCGTCCGGGAACGTTCATCCGACTCGACGAGACCGCGGCCGAACTCGGGGTCAGCGTCACGCCGGTCCGTGAGGCCCTGCTGAAGCTGCGCGGCGAGGGCATGGTGCAGCTCGAGCCGCACCGCGGTCACGTCGTGCTGCCGCTGACCCGGCAGGACATCCAGGACATCTTCTGGCTGCAGGCCACGATCGCCAAGGAGCTGGCGGCCGCGGCCGCCGACCGCATCACCGACGCCGAGATCGACGAGCTGGAGCGCATCAACGACGCGCTCGCGGCGGCCGTCGAGTCCAGCGACGCCGAGACCGTCGCCGGCATCGAGTTCGCGTTTCATCGCGTCTTCAACCAGGCCAGCGGGCGGATCAAACTGGCGTGGTTCCTGCTGAACGCCGCGCGCTACATGCCGGCGTTGGTGTACGCGGCCGATCCGCAGTGGCGCGCGGCCGCGGTCGACAACCACCGGCAGTTGATCGCCGCTCTGCGCCGGCGCGACGCCGCCGCCGTCATCGAGCACACGGTCTGGCAATTCACCGACGCGGCAAGCCGGCTGACCGAGATGCTGGACCGCACGGGAATTTTCGGCTGA
- a CDS encoding SRPBCC family protein gives MPVLSKTVEIGADAASIMAIVADFERYPEWNEGIKGLWVLARYDDGRPSQLRLDTEVQGMQSTFIQAVYYPGVNQIQTALQQGDLFSKQEQLFSVVETGASSLLTVDVDVETVMPVPAPVVKQLLNNVLERLAENLKQRAEQPAANG, from the coding sequence ATGCCAGTTTTGAGCAAGACCGTCGAGATCGGCGCCGACGCCGCGTCAATCATGGCCATCGTTGCCGATTTCGAGCGTTACCCGGAGTGGAACGAGGGGATCAAGGGCCTGTGGGTGCTCGCCCGTTACGATGACGGGCGCCCCAGCCAGCTGCGGCTCGACACCGAGGTCCAAGGCATGCAGAGCACCTTCATCCAGGCGGTCTACTACCCGGGGGTCAACCAGATCCAGACCGCCCTGCAGCAGGGCGACCTGTTCTCCAAGCAGGAACAATTGTTCAGCGTGGTGGAGACCGGGGCGTCCAGTCTGCTGACGGTGGATGTGGACGTCGAGACCGTGATGCCGGTGCCCGCGCCGGTGGTGAAGCAGCTTCTCAACAACGTGCTCGAGCGCCTCGCGGAAAACCTGAAGCAGCGCGCCGAGCAACCGGCCGCCAACGGCTAG
- a CDS encoding acyl-CoA thioesterase, giving the protein MSPSPPNELTSNDFPVLWAVGTRWADNDMFGHLNNAVYYQLFDTAINAWINTSTGLDPLTTPSPGIVAESGCRYFSELRFPEALVVGLAVTRLGNSSVTYRLGVFQCGEGHEEQPARPITALGHWVHVYVDRTTRKPVPIPAAIRSLLSTARVDH; this is encoded by the coding sequence ATGAGTCCAAGTCCGCCGAACGAGCTGACCAGCAACGACTTTCCGGTGCTGTGGGCGGTCGGCACCCGATGGGCCGACAACGACATGTTCGGCCACCTCAACAACGCCGTCTACTACCAGCTCTTCGACACCGCGATCAACGCCTGGATCAACACGAGCACCGGCCTCGACCCGCTCACCACGCCGTCGCCGGGCATCGTCGCCGAGTCGGGCTGCCGCTACTTCTCCGAGCTGCGTTTCCCGGAAGCGCTCGTCGTCGGCCTGGCGGTGACCCGGCTGGGGAACAGCAGCGTCACCTACCGGCTCGGCGTCTTCCAGTGCGGGGAAGGCCACGAGGAACAGCCGGCGCGGCCCATCACCGCGCTGGGGCACTGGGTGCACGTCTACGTCGATCGGACCACCCGCAAGCCCGTCCCGATCCCCGCCGCCATCCGTTCCCTCTTGTCGACGGCCCGCGTGGACCACTAG
- the fadD5 gene encoding fatty-acid--CoA ligase FadD5 produces MTAQLASHLTQASSPKEQPYLARRQNWVNQLERHALMQPHATALRFLGDTITWDVLRRRVVALADALSRRGVGFGDRVMILMLNRTEFVESVLAVNSLGAIAVPLNFRLTPAEIAFLVEDCEARVMITEAVLAPVAVGVRDIQPLLDTIVAAGGSTGDGVLGYEDLVNEPGDAHGPRDIPDIPDDSPALIMYTSGTTGRPKGAVLTHTNLTGQTMTGLYTTGADINGDVGFVGVPFFHIAGIGNLLIGMLLGTPTVIYPLGAFDPGQLLDVLAAEKVTGIFLVPAQWQAVCAEQHARPRDLKLRVMSWGAAPAPDALLREMSATFPGTQILAAFGQTEMSPVTCMLLGDDAIRKRGSVGKVIPTVAARVVDENMNDVPVGEVGEIVYRAPTLMSGYWNNPEATAEAFAGGWFHSGDLVRMDEEGYVWVVDRKKDMIISGGENIYCAEVENVLAGHPRIVEVAVIGRAHQKWGEVPIAVAAVAGDELRLDDLEEFLAERLARYKHPKALEIVDALPRNPAGKVLKTELRVRYGAIYTAESHSAASDSATREEG; encoded by the coding sequence TTGACCGCGCAATTGGCCAGCCACCTGACGCAAGCTTCTTCGCCTAAAGAGCAGCCGTATCTGGCCCGGCGGCAGAACTGGGTCAACCAACTCGAACGGCACGCGCTCATGCAGCCCCACGCGACGGCGCTGCGGTTCCTGGGCGACACGATCACGTGGGACGTGTTGCGCCGCCGGGTGGTGGCGTTGGCCGACGCGCTGAGCCGCCGGGGGGTCGGCTTCGGCGACCGGGTCATGATCCTGATGCTCAACCGCACGGAATTCGTCGAGTCGGTGCTTGCCGTCAACTCCCTGGGGGCCATCGCCGTCCCGCTGAACTTCCGGCTCACCCCGGCCGAGATCGCCTTCCTGGTCGAGGACTGCGAAGCGCGCGTGATGATCACCGAGGCGGTGCTTGCCCCGGTGGCCGTCGGGGTGCGCGACATCCAGCCGTTGCTCGACACGATCGTCGCGGCCGGCGGCTCGACCGGCGACGGCGTGTTGGGCTACGAGGACCTCGTCAACGAGCCCGGCGATGCGCACGGCCCCAGGGACATCCCAGACATCCCGGACGACTCGCCGGCGCTGATCATGTACACCTCGGGCACCACCGGCCGCCCGAAAGGCGCGGTGTTGACCCACACCAACCTGACCGGTCAGACGATGACCGGGCTCTACACCACCGGCGCCGACATAAACGGTGACGTCGGTTTCGTCGGGGTCCCCTTTTTCCACATCGCCGGAATCGGCAACCTGCTGATCGGCATGCTGCTGGGCACTCCCACGGTGATCTATCCGCTGGGCGCGTTCGATCCCGGGCAACTGCTCGACGTGCTGGCCGCGGAGAAGGTCACCGGGATCTTCCTGGTGCCCGCCCAGTGGCAGGCGGTCTGCGCCGAGCAGCACGCGCGGCCCCGCGACCTGAAGTTGCGGGTGATGTCGTGGGGAGCCGCTCCGGCGCCCGACGCGCTGCTGCGGGAGATGTCGGCGACGTTCCCCGGAACCCAGATACTGGCCGCGTTCGGCCAGACGGAGATGTCTCCGGTCACCTGCATGCTGCTCGGCGACGACGCGATCCGCAAACGCGGATCGGTCGGCAAGGTGATCCCGACCGTCGCCGCCCGCGTGGTCGACGAGAACATGAACGACGTGCCGGTCGGAGAAGTGGGCGAAATCGTTTACCGCGCACCGACGTTGATGAGCGGCTACTGGAACAACCCCGAGGCGACGGCGGAGGCGTTCGCCGGCGGCTGGTTCCACTCGGGAGACCTCGTCCGGATGGACGAGGAGGGCTACGTCTGGGTGGTGGACCGCAAGAAGGACATGATCATCTCCGGCGGCGAGAACATCTACTGCGCCGAGGTGGAGAACGTGCTCGCCGGCCATCCCCGGATAGTCGAAGTCGCCGTCATTGGCCGGGCCCACCAGAAGTGGGGTGAGGTGCCGATCGCGGTCGCGGCCGTCGCCGGCGATGAGCTACGGCTCGACGATCTGGAGGAGTTTCTGGCCGAGCGGCTGGCGCGCTACAAGCACCCCAAGGCGCTCGAGATCGTCGACGCGCTGCCCCGCAACCCCGCCGGCAAGGTCCTCAAGACTGAGCTACGGGTGCGCTACGGAGCCATATATACAGCTGAAAGCCATTCAGCTGCAAGTGATTCAGCAACCAGAGAGGAAGGCTGA